One segment of Theobroma cacao cultivar B97-61/B2 chromosome 9, Criollo_cocoa_genome_V2, whole genome shotgun sequence DNA contains the following:
- the LOC18590267 gene encoding F-box protein At2g27310 → MKTITSTTVDQGGYASNETISTVHPDILHSHILIRLDGPSLAALACSSSHLHALSSEENLWQNICSSTWPSVNHPRLQKIISAFPSGHRSFFSDAFPFLDLQPLKLNVNSLTLPTELISAVDISYRNKIVYSKVEEMETSSSWFLCSPFRVDLLDPKDSAPTPIKYFGGSNKVDTWLKHLEENLTLSWIVIDPSRKKAAVNMSSRRAVSVKRHWLTGDVQVRFGMVMGGGGRRGSSRELVECGVVVTCVGKEGGEMHVREVSMVMEDMEGKGLNGKDSLVILEGVMENGRRKKGNGNEGKERYEEFGERKRERKERRQRKERALDLVCISIGVAGFVTFWSAMLFR, encoded by the coding sequence ATGAAAACCATAACATCCACAACTGTTGATCAAGGCGGCTACGCCAGCAACGAAACCATCTCCACCGTCCATCCGGACATCCTCCATTCCCACATCCTCATCCGACTCGACGGCCCTTCCCTAGCCGCCCTCGCCTGCTCATCGTCTCACTTACACGCCCTCTCTTCCGAAGAAAATCTCTGGCAAAACATTTGCTCTTCCACGTGGCCTTCCGTTAATCACCCGCGTCTCCAAAAAATCATCTCTGCTTTCCCTTCTGGCCACCGCTCATTCTTCTCCGATGCTTTCCCGTTTCTCGATCTCCAACCGTTAAAACTCAACGTCAACTCTTTGACTCTGCCAACGGAACTCATCTCTGCGGTTGATATTTCCTATCGGAACAAAATTGTTTACTCTAAAGTTGAAGAAATGGAAACGTCAAGCAGCTGGTTTTTGTGCTCACCATTCCGGGTGGATTTACTTGACCCGAAAGACTCCGCTCCGACACCGATTAAGTATTTTGGTGGTAGCAATAAAGTTGACACGTGGCTAAAACATTTGGAGGAAAACTTGACTTTGAGCTGGATAGTGATCGACCCGAGCCGGAAGAAGGCGGCGGTGAACATGTCGAGTAGGAGAGCTGTTTCGGTGAAGCGGCACTGGTTGACTGGTGATGTGCAGGTCCGATTTGGGATGGTCATGGGCGGGGGTGGAAGGCGGGGATCGTCGAGGGAGTTAGTGGAGTGTGGGGTAGTGGTCACGTGCGTGGGAAAAGAAGGAGGGGAGATGCACGTGAGGGAAGTGAGCATGGTGATGGAGGACATGGAAGGCAAAGGGTTGAATGGGAAGGATAGTTTGGTAATTTTGGAAGGGGTTATGGAGAACGGGAGGAGGAAGAAAGGGAATGGAAATGAAGGGAAAGAGAGGTACGAGGAGTTTGGAGAGAGGAAAagggagagaaaagaaaggaggcaaaggaaagaaagggcTTTGGATCTGGTTTGCATTAGTATTGGCGTTGCCGGGTTTGTAACATTTTGGTCAGCAATGTTGTTCAGGTAA
- the LOC18590266 gene encoding F-box protein At2g27310, giving the protein MHFLKTYKMPTNASICHHPEIKTPKPMGSPPPSSSIANGGGGTGGETIPNLHPDIIQAHILARLDGPTLASTSCVSSHLRSLSTKENLWRHICSSTWPSVNQPRAKQVISTFPSGHRSFFSDSFPFPNLQSVKLNVKSSTLATELILAVDIYYQGNPICSKVEEIETSSSWFLSSPFRVDLIDPKNSTPAPIKYGVGKDNTGLKHMEENLSLSWIVIDPARKKAVNMSSKRAVSVQRHWLTGNVQVRFGTVMEGDEGWGSSREMVECGVVVTCGGNEGGDMHVREVSMVMEDMEGKGLSGVESLVILEGVMESGRRKKGGKEKYEEFVERKKERKERKERRDRVLDLVCLIAGCGAFWSLILFTAI; this is encoded by the coding sequence ATGCATTTCTTAAAGACCTATAAAATGCCCACAAACGCTTCTATTTGTCACCACCCAGAAATCAAAACGCCTAAGCCAATGGGTTCCCCTCCTCCTTCCTCTTCCATTGCTAACGGCGGCGGCGGAACCGGTGGTGAAACAATTCCCAACCTTCATCCAGATATAATCCAAGCTCACATCCTCGCACGACTCGACGGTCCCACCCTTGCCTCCACCTCCTGCGTTTCCTCTCACTTACGTTCCCTCTCGACCAAAGAAAATCTCTGGCGTCACATCTGTTCTTCCACGTGGCCTTCTGTTAATCAACCACGTGCCAAACAAGTCATTTCCACCTTCCCTTCCGGTCACCGCTCCTTCTTCTCCGACTCATTCCCGTTTCCCAATCTCCAATCGGTAAAACTCAACGTCAAATCTTCGACTTTGGCAACGGAATTAATCTTAGCTGTTGATATTTACTATCAAGGAAACCCCATTTGTTCTAAAGTTGAAGAAATCGAAACGTCAAGCAGCTGGTTCTTGTCTTCACCTTTTCGGGTGGATTTAATTGACCCGAAAAACTCAACTCCGGCACCGATAAAATATGGTGTTGGAAAGGATAACACGGGGCTAAAACACATGGAGGAGAACTTGAGTTTGAGTTGGATAGTTATTGACCCGGCCCGGAAAAAGGCGGTTAATATGTCGAGTAAGAGAGCTGTTTCTGTGCAACGGCACTGGTTGACAGGTAATGTGCAGGTGCGATTTGGGACGGTGATGGAGGGAGATGAAGGGTGGGGATCGTCGAGAGAGATGGTGGAGTGTGGGGTAGTGGTCACTTGCGGGGGAAATGAAGGAGGGGACATGCACGTGAGGGAAGTGAGTATGGTGATGGAGGACATGGAAGGGAAAGGATTGAGCGGGGTGGAGAGTTTGGTAATTTTGGAAGGGGTTATGGAGAGTGGGCGGAGGAAGAAGGGAGGGAAAGAGAAATACGAAGAGTTTGTGGAGaggaaaaaggagagaaaagaaaggaaggagAGGAGGGATAGAGTTTTGGACTTGGTTTGCCTCATCGCCGGTTGTGGAGCTTTTTGGTCTTTAATTCTGTTCACTGCAATTTAA